From Nitratidesulfovibrio vulgaris str. Hildenborough, a single genomic window includes:
- the hisH gene encoding imidazole glycerol phosphate synthase subunit HisH, with amino-acid sequence MLAILDYKAGNQTSVRRALDHLGIPCVITADPEVIQGAAGVIFPGVGAAGQAMNELVTTGLDEVLRRQVQAGRPLLGICVGCQIMLDYSQENDTKALGIIPGECRLFNPAWTDEDGAPIRVPHMGWNHIVQRRPCELLKGIEPEAEFYFVHSYYPAPPEEYVIATCTYGAEFCAIHGGPGLWAVQFHPEKSGRPGLRLLANFHRYCTEAADAQ; translated from the coding sequence ATGCTCGCGATTCTCGACTACAAGGCGGGCAACCAGACCAGTGTCCGCCGGGCACTGGACCATCTGGGCATCCCTTGCGTCATCACCGCCGACCCCGAGGTCATTCAGGGTGCGGCGGGTGTCATCTTCCCCGGCGTGGGGGCGGCAGGGCAGGCCATGAACGAACTGGTCACCACCGGTCTCGACGAGGTGCTGCGCCGTCAGGTTCAGGCGGGCAGGCCCCTGCTGGGCATATGTGTCGGCTGCCAGATCATGCTCGACTACAGTCAGGAGAACGACACCAAGGCGCTCGGCATCATCCCCGGCGAATGCAGGCTGTTCAACCCGGCATGGACGGACGAGGATGGCGCGCCCATCCGCGTGCCGCACATGGGCTGGAACCACATCGTCCAGCGCAGGCCGTGCGAACTGCTGAAGGGCATCGAACCGGAGGCGGAGTTCTACTTCGTGCATAGCTACTACCCGGCACCGCCCGAAGAGTACGTCATCGCCACCTGCACCTATGGTGCCGAGTTCTGTGCCATCCATGGCGGGCCGGGCCTTTGGGCCGTGCAGTTCCACCCCGAGAAGAGCGGACGCCCCGGTCTGCGGCTGCTCGCCAACTTCCACAGATACTGCACGGAGGCCGCCGATGCTCAGTAA
- the hisF gene encoding imidazole glycerol phosphate synthase subunit HisF: MLSKRIIPCLDVRAGRLTKGVKFEGNVDIGDPVATARRYYEEGADEIVFYDITASHEDRGIFLDVVERVASEIFIPFSVGGGINTVDDMRAVLMAGAEKVSVNSGAVKTPDIISQGAAAFGSQAIVVGMDVKQVEKSATIPSGYEIVIHGGRKYMGMDAIEWAKTCESLGAGELCVNSIDADGTKDGYELTLTRMISDAVTIPVIASGGAGSPEHMYDALTRGGASAALIASIVHYGTYTIPDLKRRISGMGAKMRMVW; encoded by the coding sequence ATGCTCAGTAAGCGAATCATCCCCTGCCTCGACGTGCGCGCGGGCAGACTCACCAAGGGCGTGAAGTTCGAGGGCAACGTGGACATCGGCGACCCGGTGGCCACTGCGCGGCGCTACTATGAAGAGGGCGCGGACGAAATCGTCTTCTACGACATCACCGCCTCGCACGAGGACAGGGGCATCTTCCTCGATGTGGTCGAGCGCGTGGCCTCGGAGATATTCATCCCCTTCTCGGTGGGTGGTGGCATCAACACGGTGGACGATATGCGGGCCGTGCTCATGGCAGGTGCCGAGAAGGTCTCTGTCAATTCGGGCGCGGTGAAGACCCCCGACATCATCAGTCAGGGGGCTGCGGCCTTCGGGTCGCAAGCCATCGTGGTGGGCATGGACGTGAAGCAGGTCGAGAAGTCCGCAACCATCCCATCCGGTTATGAGATCGTCATCCACGGCGGGCGCAAGTACATGGGCATGGACGCCATCGAGTGGGCGAAGACGTGCGAGTCGCTGGGCGCAGGTGAACTGTGCGTGAACTCCATCGACGCCGACGGCACCAAGGACGGCTACGAACTGACCCTCACCCGCATGATAAGTGATGCCGTGACCATTCCCGTTATCGCCTCGGGCGGCGCGGGTAGCCCGGAACACATGTACGATGCGCTGACCAGAGGCGGGGCTTCGGCTGCGCTCATCGCCTCCATCGTGCATTACGGCACCTACACCATCCCCGACCTCAAGCGCCGTATCTCCGGCATGGGCGCGAAGATGCGCATGGTGTGGTAG
- a CDS encoding class I SAM-dependent methyltransferase, translating into MMFYERLVSEGGDRLYYQFGNAVTACQYKTVIDVASQYVSRKAKVLDWSCGNGHFSHFLTTKCDNIHATSFDDNINSVLMGNPKFSFKRIEPEEHTKMPFSDGEFDSVFSIGVLEHVHETGGDQVASLLELNRIIKKGGHFLCFHLPNAHSIVERMGQFVPQWVRTRFHLGSPHSRRFSRENVVAMLKQSGFSMVEYGFYNLMPRNSINALPEVLKKSAHFADIYNAIDSFLQANFSKYSTQSYFVAKKL; encoded by the coding sequence ATGATGTTCTATGAAAGGCTCGTTAGCGAGGGCGGTGATCGTTTGTACTATCAGTTTGGCAACGCAGTGACTGCTTGTCAGTACAAGACCGTCATCGATGTCGCTTCGCAGTATGTCTCAAGGAAGGCGAAAGTGCTCGACTGGTCGTGCGGGAACGGGCATTTTTCGCATTTTTTGACAACGAAGTGTGACAACATTCATGCAACATCTTTTGATGACAATATCAATAGCGTTCTTATGGGGAATCCAAAGTTCTCTTTTAAAAGAATTGAACCTGAAGAGCATACGAAGATGCCGTTCTCTGATGGAGAATTCGATTCGGTGTTCAGCATCGGAGTTCTAGAGCACGTGCATGAAACTGGCGGAGATCAGGTGGCATCGTTGCTTGAGTTGAATAGGATCATCAAGAAAGGTGGGCATTTTCTTTGTTTCCATCTTCCAAATGCACATAGTATTGTAGAAAGAATGGGGCAGTTCGTGCCGCAATGGGTGCGGACGCGATTCCATCTCGGGAGCCCTCATTCGAGGCGATTTTCGCGTGAAAATGTAGTGGCTATGTTGAAGCAGTCAGGTTTTTCAATGGTGGAGTATGGTTTTTATAACCTCATGCCACGCAACAGTATCAATGCCTTGCCGGAAGTGCTCAAGAAAAGTGCGCATTTTGCTGATATATACAACGCAATAGACTCTTTTTTGCAGGCTAATTTCTCTAAGTACAGTACGCAGAGTTATTTTGTAGCCAAAAAGTTATAG
- the moaC gene encoding cyclic pyranopterin monophosphate synthase MoaC, which translates to MKERAAFSHMTEDGAVTMVDVGHKNPTQRTAIVRAVVEVSAATLDLLKHRALPKGDVLTTAKIAGIMAAKRTAELIPMCHPLAISYADVRFEVRDTPPSIALEAEVRTTGQTGVEMEALIAAQTAAATIYDMCKAVQKDIVIRDCRLVFKSGGKSGTFRAE; encoded by the coding sequence GTGAAAGAAAGGGCCGCCTTCTCGCACATGACAGAAGACGGGGCCGTCACCATGGTCGATGTCGGGCACAAGAACCCCACGCAACGCACCGCCATCGTGCGCGCCGTGGTGGAGGTCTCCGCCGCAACCCTCGACCTGCTCAAACACCGCGCCCTGCCCAAGGGCGACGTGCTCACCACCGCCAAGATAGCCGGCATCATGGCGGCGAAACGCACGGCGGAACTCATTCCCATGTGCCACCCCCTCGCCATCAGCTATGCCGACGTACGCTTCGAGGTACGCGACACCCCGCCCTCCATCGCGCTGGAGGCGGAAGTCCGCACCACGGGACAGACGGGGGTCGAGATGGAGGCGCTCATCGCCGCGCAGACCGCCGCCGCCACCATCTATGACATGTGCAAGGCGGTACAGAAGGACATCGTCATCCGCGATTGCCGTCTCGTCTTCAAGTCGGGGGGCAAGAGCGGCACATTCCGGGCGGAATGA
- a CDS encoding lipoprotein, translating into MRYALTRHHCVITPLPLLMLLLPLLLLQGCSLPPALSRHDGGTAATRSTPPPAVMTQQYDRAEARKKLVKGRNTIAGHAEARTDDGKVVTCAGRPVTLIPVTAYSRERMNILYGDDTSGVLPLGDGAPPRQKVTEDPAYLADQPQTYCNNSGDFTFRNLTDGDFYVTTGIVWTNARKKPQGVGLMQRVTVKGGKTQRVTLKN; encoded by the coding sequence ATGAGATACGCCCTGACCCGACACCATTGCGTCATCACCCCGCTGCCATTGCTGATGCTCCTGCTGCCACTGCTGCTGTTGCAGGGCTGTTCCCTGCCCCCCGCCCTCTCACGGCATGACGGCGGCACCGCCGCCACACGCAGCACGCCTCCCCCTGCCGTCATGACCCAGCAGTATGACAGGGCAGAGGCCCGCAAAAAGCTGGTCAAGGGACGCAACACCATCGCCGGTCATGCCGAGGCGCGTACCGACGACGGCAAGGTCGTCACCTGTGCCGGTCGCCCCGTGACGCTGATTCCCGTCACTGCGTATTCGCGCGAACGCATGAACATCCTCTATGGCGATGACACGTCCGGGGTCCTTCCGCTTGGTGACGGCGCACCGCCGCGCCAGAAGGTGACGGAAGACCCCGCCTACCTCGCCGACCAGCCGCAGACGTACTGCAACAACAGCGGCGACTTCACCTTCCGTAACCTGACGGACGGGGACTTCTATGTGACGACAGGCATCGTCTGGACCAACGCCCGCAAAAAACCGCAAGGCGTGGGACTCATGCAGCGCGTCACCGTCAAGGGCGGCAAGACGCAGCGCGTGACCCTGAAGAACTGA
- a CDS encoding ABC transporter ATP-binding protein, which translates to MVLAVEGLGRTLAGREVLHDVNLTAAAGEVVCLVGPSGVGKTTLLRCIAGLDAPDEGTIRVTPPQGHGGGVVLVFQDYLLFPHLSVFENVAFGPRARGVRGAALKERVHTMLRAFRLDTDDLAHMASRYPAQLSAGQRQRVALARALVCDPAVLLLDEPFANLDRGLRGEMAAFVRDVVRRFGVATVTVTHDLEEAFAIGDRLGVMLGGTLAQLAPPLDVYRHPADEATARFLGPVTVLDETTRRTLGIDTPPAAATACADTMQGLRLYRPEALAVRPWADGPAVLVSARFTGQVMQLLLDVEGQELLVHTLDDAPPTGTRLCVSLREIPGMTSAPTDAAASPSADTEHPGLVP; encoded by the coding sequence GTGGTTCTTGCGGTAGAAGGTCTGGGCCGCACTCTCGCCGGACGCGAAGTGCTGCATGACGTGAACCTCACCGCCGCCGCGGGCGAAGTCGTCTGCCTCGTGGGGCCGTCCGGCGTGGGCAAGACCACGCTCCTGCGCTGTATCGCCGGACTGGACGCGCCCGACGAGGGCACCATCCGCGTGACGCCCCCTCAAGGACACGGGGGCGGCGTGGTGCTCGTCTTTCAGGACTATCTGCTCTTCCCGCATCTTTCGGTGTTCGAGAACGTGGCCTTCGGGCCACGGGCGCGGGGCGTGCGCGGCGCGGCACTCAAAGAACGCGTCCACACCATGCTACGCGCCTTCCGCCTCGACACCGACGACCTCGCCCATATGGCATCGCGCTATCCGGCCCAGCTTTCCGCAGGGCAACGGCAACGTGTGGCGCTGGCGCGGGCCCTTGTCTGCGACCCCGCAGTCCTTCTGCTGGACGAACCCTTCGCCAACCTCGACAGGGGGTTGCGCGGCGAGATGGCGGCCTTTGTACGCGACGTCGTCCGACGATTCGGCGTAGCCACGGTGACCGTCACCCACGACCTCGAAGAGGCCTTCGCCATCGGCGACAGGCTGGGCGTGATGCTTGGTGGTACGCTGGCGCAACTGGCACCGCCGCTGGATGTCTACCGGCATCCCGCCGACGAGGCCACGGCCCGTTTCCTTGGCCCGGTCACCGTGCTGGACGAGACGACACGCCGTACGCTTGGTATCGACACGCCCCCCGCGGCAGCCACGGCGTGTGCGGACACCATGCAGGGACTACGCCTCTACAGGCCCGAAGCCCTTGCGGTACGCCCATGGGCCGATGGCCCGGCGGTACTCGTCTCCGCCCGCTTCACCGGACAGGTCATGCAGTTGCTGCTTGATGTGGAGGGACAAGAGCTTCTTGTGCACACGCTGGATGACGCCCCGCCCACGGGCACGCGACTATGCGTCTCGCTTCGTGAGATTCCGGGCATGACATCCGCCCCGACTGATGCAGCGGCAAGCCCATCCGCAGACACTGAGCACCCCGGCCTTGTGCCCTGA
- a CDS encoding phosphotransferase — METIETVQRFLEHMAWYATPVPASAISFLAAGEYNENWRIRHEGRDEVLRVNHGSQLRFADQIGYEYAVLRAVHPSGVTPRALRVKSRPRHLSGGALLMEYLPGRPLDYRTDLEAAAHTFAAVHSVVVPRGCPLLRQPDPVADIAADGLRLIHRFPDHPRTDVRDALLRYHERVVRLGEDTRALFEGERQVIANTEVNSGNFLVHDGVARLVDWEKAVVTPRYQDLGHFLAPTTTLWKTDTVLDEADRRRFLAAYRDALTRLAGRETVADCHFDTTDTAEGVTHEAAFHTTAPDAPGGQPHGDMAPDVPDLDALAVRTDVLVRAVLLRGLAWCYMAWQEYATDRRPLAHPDTLRTIERYLAEVSWFLR, encoded by the coding sequence ATGGAAACCATCGAGACCGTACAACGCTTTCTCGAACACATGGCGTGGTACGCTACGCCCGTGCCCGCTTCTGCCATCAGTTTTCTCGCTGCCGGAGAATACAACGAGAACTGGCGCATCCGTCATGAAGGGCGTGACGAGGTGCTGCGCGTCAATCACGGCAGCCAGCTGCGCTTTGCCGACCAGATCGGCTATGAATACGCCGTGCTGCGTGCTGTCCATCCTTCCGGCGTCACCCCGCGCGCCCTGCGTGTGAAGTCGCGCCCCCGCCACCTTTCAGGCGGTGCGCTGCTCATGGAATACCTGCCGGGACGCCCACTCGACTATCGCACCGACCTTGAAGCCGCAGCACACACCTTCGCAGCCGTCCATTCCGTGGTCGTGCCGCGAGGCTGTCCGCTCTTGCGCCAACCCGACCCCGTGGCCGACATCGCCGCCGACGGACTGCGGCTCATCCACCGCTTTCCCGACCACCCCCGTACCGACGTGCGTGATGCGTTACTGCGCTACCATGAGCGCGTGGTACGCCTCGGCGAAGACACCCGCGCCCTGTTCGAGGGTGAACGGCAGGTCATCGCCAACACGGAGGTCAATTCGGGCAATTTTCTCGTGCACGATGGCGTGGCCCGCCTCGTGGACTGGGAGAAGGCCGTGGTCACACCTCGCTATCAGGATCTGGGGCACTTTCTCGCCCCCACCACCACACTGTGGAAGACGGACACGGTACTGGATGAAGCCGACCGCAGGCGCTTTCTCGCAGCCTACCGCGACGCGCTGACCCGCCTTGCCGGACGTGAGACGGTGGCCGACTGCCATTTCGACACCACCGACACCGCAGAGGGCGTCACTCACGAGGCCGCGTTCCACACGACTGCGCCCGACGCCCCCGGCGGTCAACCGCACGGCGACATGGCACCAGACGTCCCCGACCTCGACGCCCTTGCCGTGCGTACCGACGTGCTCGTGCGGGCGGTGCTCCTGCGCGGTCTGGCGTGGTGCTACATGGCATGGCAGGAATACGCCACAGACCGACGCCCGCTGGCCCACCCCGACACACTGCGCACCATCGAACGCTACCTCGCGGAGGTCTCGTGGTTCTTGCGGTAG
- a CDS encoding TraR/DksA family transcriptional regulator — protein MTSEQKQQLRDKVGREIERLTRDIEALKELTRPVPPGADSLDEVSRMDAIQNKSVNEVALATARKRLAGLEYAVKRLGDDDPEYGYCVECGEAIPFARLMSMPEASRCVNCAE, from the coding sequence ATGACCTCCGAACAGAAGCAACAGCTCAGGGACAAGGTAGGCCGTGAGATCGAACGCCTCACGCGCGATATCGAAGCCCTGAAGGAACTCACCCGCCCGGTGCCCCCGGGTGCGGACAGTCTGGATGAAGTCTCTCGCATGGATGCCATCCAGAACAAGAGCGTCAATGAAGTGGCCCTCGCCACGGCACGCAAGCGTCTCGCCGGACTGGAATACGCGGTGAAGCGCCTTGGCGACGACGACCCCGAATACGGGTACTGCGTGGAATGTGGCGAAGCCATTCCCTTCGCTCGCCTGATGTCCATGCCCGAAGCGAGCCGCTGCGTGAACTGCGCCGAATAG